A stretch of Haemophilus influenzae DNA encodes these proteins:
- a CDS encoding YegP family protein, which yields MYFQIFQGVNNQWYWRLKAANHETIAVSEGYTTKQNCLHCIGLVMDTDRKTPIYES from the coding sequence ATGTATTTTCAGATATTTCAGGGTGTAAACAATCAGTGGTATTGGCGACTAAAAGCCGCCAATCATGAAACCATTGCAGTTAGCGAGGGTTATACAACCAAACAAAACTGCCTACATTGCATTGGTCTAGTTATGGATACTGATAGAAAGACACCTATTTATGAATCTTAA
- a CDS encoding phage antirepressor Ant gives MTHLNLIPVFNGLIQNQPVQLCNARELHAFVESKQQYTDWIKNRINEYGFIQNEDYLVITERTNGRPRKEYHITLDMGKELRN, from the coding sequence ATGACACACTTAAACTTAATTCCTGTTTTTAATGGCTTAATCCAAAATCAACCCGTTCAACTTTGCAACGCTCGTGAACTTCACGCATTCGTAGAAAGCAAACAGCAATACACTGATTGGATCAAAAACCGCATCAACGAATATGGCTTCATCCAAAATGAAGACTACCTCGTCATCACCGAACGCACCAACGGACGCCCACGCAAGGAATATCACATTACCCTCGATATGGGCAAAGAACTCAGAAATTAA
- a CDS encoding tyrosine-type recombinase/integrase, translated as MLDATFRKLKKLAEREYLHFHDTRREALTRLSKKVDVMTLAKISGHKDISILQNVYYAPDMAEVAELLD; from the coding sequence GTGCTTGATGCAACATTCCGAAAACTCAAAAAACTTGCCGAGCGAGAATATTTGCATTTTCACGACACACGGCGTGAGGCATTGACTAGACTATCTAAAAAAGTAGATGTGATGACATTAGCCAAAATATCTGGGCATAAAGATATTTCGATTTTACAAAATGTCTATTATGCCCCTGATATGGCGGAGGTGGCGGAATTACTCGATTAG
- the fnr gene encoding fumarate/nitrate reduction transcriptional regulator Fnr, with protein sequence MKNFVAGAQSGRKIQSGGCAIHCQDCSISQLCIPFTLNEQELDQLDNIIERKKPIQKSQVLFKAGDSLNSIYAIRSGTIKSYTISESGEEQITSFHLPGDLVGFDAITQMQHPSFAQALETAMVCEIPFDILDDLAGKMPKLRQQILRLMSSEIKSDQEMILLLSKMNAEERLAAFIHNLSKRYSARGFSAREFRLTMTRGDIGNYLGLTVETISRLLGRFQKLGVISVQGKYITINDLNGLIELTGTNKTKITLVK encoded by the coding sequence ATGAAAAATTTCGTTGCAGGAGCTCAATCAGGGCGCAAAATTCAATCAGGCGGTTGTGCGATTCATTGTCAGGATTGCAGTATTAGTCAGCTTTGTATTCCTTTTACCTTAAATGAACAAGAATTAGATCAGCTTGATAATATCATAGAGAGAAAAAAACCGATTCAAAAGTCTCAAGTATTGTTTAAAGCAGGAGATTCTCTCAATTCAATTTATGCTATTCGTTCTGGCACAATAAAAAGCTATACGATTAGTGAATCTGGCGAAGAACAAATTACTTCATTTCATTTGCCCGGTGACCTAGTTGGTTTTGATGCCATTACTCAAATGCAACACCCTAGTTTTGCACAAGCTCTAGAAACGGCTATGGTATGTGAAATTCCTTTTGATATTTTAGATGATTTGGCAGGAAAAATGCCAAAACTACGCCAGCAAATTTTACGTTTGATGAGCAGTGAAATTAAAAGTGATCAAGAGATGATTTTATTGCTATCTAAAATGAATGCAGAAGAACGTTTGGCTGCTTTTATTCATAATCTTTCTAAACGCTATTCTGCTCGAGGTTTTTCAGCAAGAGAATTTCGTTTAACAATGACACGTGGCGATATTGGTAATTATCTAGGTTTAACAGTAGAAACCATCAGCCGCTTATTAGGCCGCTTTCAAAAACTCGGCGTGATTAGCGTACAAGGCAAATATATTACAATCAATGATTTAAATGGTTTAATTGAATTAACTGGTACGAATAAAACAAAAATTACATTAGTTAAATAA
- the uspE gene encoding universal stress protein UspE, with amino-acid sequence MKFKNILVVLNPSNEKQYALARAVRLVEEQKNETKVKITALLSVYDLSYEMSALLSSEERSEMHQQVIEKHRHVVQYYLDKYANPEIELQSHIVWNSNEADAINEEVENNNYDLVVKYTKDEEKLTSLIFTPIDWQLLRKCPIPVLMVRDGDWKHQRRILVAVNVSGEQEYQDEFNQELVETGISLAENLNRGNVHLVAAYPSAPINMAIDLPEFNTSGYENGIRGQHLINMKALRQKFGIDEDHTHVREGFPEEVIPEVAKEIEAELVILGTVGRTGLSAALLGNTAEHVISKLSCNLLGIKPSKKDD; translated from the coding sequence ATGAAATTTAAAAATATTCTCGTTGTACTTAATCCTAGTAATGAAAAACAGTACGCCCTAGCTCGTGCAGTGCGTTTAGTTGAAGAACAAAAAAATGAAACTAAGGTAAAAATCACCGCACTTTTATCAGTCTATGATTTATCTTATGAAATGTCAGCTTTACTTTCTTCTGAAGAACGTTCAGAAATGCATCAACAAGTAATTGAAAAACACCGCCATGTGGTTCAATATTACTTAGATAAATATGCAAATCCAGAAATTGAATTACAATCTCATATTGTGTGGAATAGCAATGAAGCTGATGCAATTAACGAAGAAGTAGAAAATAATAATTACGATCTAGTCGTAAAATATACTAAAGACGAAGAAAAACTGACGTCTCTTATCTTTACTCCCATTGATTGGCAACTTCTTCGTAAATGCCCTATTCCTGTCTTAATGGTTCGTGATGGCGATTGGAAACATCAACGCCGTATTCTTGTGGCGGTGAATGTTTCTGGAGAACAAGAATATCAAGATGAATTTAATCAAGAGCTGGTAGAAACAGGTATTTCACTCGCGGAAAATCTAAATCGTGGTAATGTCCATTTGGTGGCAGCCTACCCTTCCGCGCCAATCAATATGGCGATTGATTTACCTGAATTTAATACTTCAGGTTATGAAAACGGTATTCGAGGTCAGCATCTCATTAATATGAAAGCGTTACGTCAGAAGTTTGGGATTGATGAAGATCATACTCACGTACGCGAAGGTTTCCCAGAGGAAGTTATTCCTGAAGTGGCGAAAGAAATTGAAGCTGAATTAGTGATTTTAGGCACAGTGGGACGAACAGGTTTATCTGCCGCATTATTAGGCAATACTGCAGAACATGTGATTAGTAAATTAAGTTGTAATTTATTAGGCATTAAACCATCTAAAAAAGACGATTAA
- a CDS encoding DUF4198 domain-containing protein, whose product MKKTLITGLLVLAGTAQAHEVWVQAPTKLTSGSVLKAELAYGDYPYVEKIPEARLKIFAPMEIIRQDGEKQTLIQKGENYQYQSEKALSDGSYWVTATYKPTFWSQNAEGWKMDNLKELENPTYCEQTQMFGKSLVTVGKKPLNAEMAMTRVGLPLEIVPLRDPSKAKSGEPFPVQIFYQDQPLAGETVIATADTIIVKDLEASTGHREPQGFSGKTDSQGRVNIIPLIDGIWKIKVIHKTPFADQQICQQSASYSTLILPVGKGLAKLPPKPEHHHH is encoded by the coding sequence ATGAAAAAGACATTGATTACAGGATTATTGGTTTTAGCTGGCACAGCACAAGCTCATGAAGTTTGGGTTCAAGCACCGACGAAATTAACATCTGGTTCTGTATTAAAAGCAGAATTAGCTTATGGGGATTACCCTTATGTAGAAAAAATTCCTGAAGCACGTTTAAAAATTTTTGCACCAATGGAAATTATTCGTCAAGATGGAGAAAAACAAACCTTAATCCAAAAAGGCGAAAACTATCAATATCAATCAGAGAAAGCATTGTCCGATGGTTCTTATTGGGTAACAGCGACTTATAAACCTACTTTTTGGTCACAAAATGCTGAAGGTTGGAAAATGGATAATTTGAAAGAATTAGAAAATCCCACTTATTGTGAACAAACTCAAATGTTTGGCAAAAGTCTTGTTACCGTTGGTAAAAAACCATTAAATGCAGAAATGGCAATGACAAGAGTTGGTTTACCACTGGAAATTGTTCCTTTGCGTGATCCTAGCAAAGCGAAATCAGGCGAACCGTTCCCTGTTCAAATTTTCTACCAAGATCAGCCATTAGCAGGCGAAACTGTCATCGCAACCGCTGATACTATTATCGTGAAAGATCTTGAAGCAAGTACAGGTCATCGTGAACCACAAGGTTTTTCAGGTAAAACAGATAGTCAAGGACGTGTGAATATCATTCCATTAATTGATGGTATTTGGAAAATTAAAGTTATTCATAAAACACCATTTGCAGATCAACAAATTTGTCAGCAATCTGCAAGCTATAGCACATTAATTTTACCGGTTGGTAA